The bacterium genome includes the window CGTAGCGCAGGGCCAGGCCTTGCAGGTACTTCTCGGCCGTCGCATCCCACCGGGAGTCGTGCTTGCCGACCTGCTGGTAGGCCACGACCAGTTGCTTGCGGTAGTAGCCGACCTGGTAGTCCGTCATCTTCCGGCCCGTCATGGCCTCCGGTCCGCACGGGATCGGCTTGCCGGCATAGGTCTTGCCGACCCCCAGGAGGGGGTGCGTCAGCCGCCCCAGGTTGCGGACGATGAAGATGCCCCCCGTGATGCTCACCAGTAGGAACGTCACCAGCACCCCCACCACGATGAACACCATGCGTCGTGTCGTCATGGCCGAGCCCCCAGTCCGGGCGTTGCCTCAGTCCAGCGCCACCCGGTAGCGGTAGTAGTCCGCCAGCTTGAAGTTGTCCGGGTCCTTCTCGCCAAAGCGCGAGAGGAACACCACCATATCGCCTGTCAGCCGGTCCTGGTAGAACCGGAAGTTGGACATCTGCGTCAGTGGCGGCTCGCCGGGCTGGCGGCGGTCTATCTCGGTGATCGTCTCGCGCCGCAGGGCGAACGGCTCCTCCTGCACCTGCACGATGACCAGCGGGCTGCGCGGCCAGTTGCCCTTCGCCCGCTCGCCATCCGCCGCCAGGTTGCCGATGAAGTAGAGCTGCCCGTCGGTGAACGAGCGCACGAGTGCGCAGCCGTTGGAGCCCGACTCGATCGGCTCGCCGTCTGCACAGCCCAACGGCTCCGGGGCTGACCAAGTGAGGCCCTCATCCTCCGAGAACGCCAGCCACTTGTGCCCCAGGCGCTCGGGGTAAGCGAGGTTGTCCCCACGCATGACCATGGCGATCCGGCCGCCGGCCAGCTCCGCCAGGGCGTTCTCCGAGAAGCCCCGCGATGACTGCTCCGGGTCAACCTCCACCGGCCGCCCAACGATCCACCGCACGCCGCCCCCAGACTCCGGCTCGCCGATGAGCGTGAAGCTCGTCTCCAGCGGCGCCCAGTGGCCGGGGTAGTGGCGCGCGTTCCCCTCCGCGTCGCGGAGGATCGTCATGGCCGGCACGAGCAGCTTGCCGCTGCGCGTCTTGAGCGGGAAGCAGAAGCTGATCTGCAGCCCGCCAGGAAGGTCGTGAGGAATGACTTCCTCCCCGCGCCACGCGCCCGTGGCCGGGTCGTACACATCCCACGTCAGGTGGAAGCCGCCGTCCACATCCAGATGGTCGCCCGGGTACAGGCCGCGGCTGCAGAACGTCAGCAGCTTCCCGGTGTCGCGGTCGAAG containing:
- a CDS encoding glycoside hydrolase: MQTISREVFIPGRDGRPVFPGFVSYVSATEPLLIHRSGWVDASDTYDDFADRFSTDNGATWSEPVVKLQSHLVPEGRVRYAENACFFDRDTGKLLTFCSRGLYPGDHLDVDGGFHLTWDVYDPATGAWRGEEVIPHDLPGGLQISFCFPLKTRSGKLLVPAMTILRDAEGNARHYPGHWAPLETSFTLIGEPESGGGVRWIVGRPVEVDPEQSSRGFSENALAELAGGRIAMVMRGDNLAYPERLGHKWLAFSEDEGLTWSAPEPLGCADGEPIESGSNGCALVRSFTDGQLYFIGNLAADGERAKGNWPRSPLVIVQVQEEPFALRRETITEIDRRQPGEPPLTQMSNFRFYQDRLTGDMVVFLSRFGEKDPDNFKLADYYRYRVALD